Proteins found in one Desulfovibrio porci genomic segment:
- the gcvH gene encoding glycine cleavage system protein GcvH: MSLSYPDDRQYHPEHLWAQPQTDGSVLVGISDYAQEQLGAVIFVELPETGAHFAQGQSCASIESAKVTSDAIMPLSGTVLEVNAALDDTPELLNQSPYAEGWLARVKPDDPAEPGRISAAAYAAQVA, from the coding sequence ATGAGTCTTTCCTATCCTGACGACCGCCAGTACCACCCGGAACACCTCTGGGCGCAGCCGCAGACCGACGGCAGCGTGCTGGTGGGCATTTCCGACTATGCCCAGGAGCAGCTGGGCGCGGTGATCTTTGTGGAACTGCCGGAAACGGGCGCGCATTTCGCCCAGGGGCAGTCCTGCGCCTCCATTGAGTCGGCCAAGGTGACTTCCGACGCCATCATGCCCCTTTCCGGCACGGTGCTGGAAGTCAATGCGGCCCTGGACGACACGCCGGAACTGCTGAACCAGAGCCCCTACGCGGAAGGCTGGTTGGCGCGCGTCAAGCCCGACGACCCGGCCGAGCCGGGCCGGATCAGCGCGGCGGCCTATGCCGCCCAAGTGGCCTGA
- a CDS encoding Crp/Fnr family transcriptional regulator: MSNRCLGFTELRDVNAEWRSVLDLGVRYLWRKGHYIEYRDGLLFLDKGQVRLTHFTVDGVEKILWYINAGCLFGETPLFDPLADDKGSVHICATDCVVYAFSRSCLEQLGRTRPDLTLNLLSSMARKLRTLSNQASSLYVDDVLVRTCKFLAQRLLPDSDPLTANPGISRQEMASLLGVHRITLYKVLRQQEEQGLFGPFARHAVAILRPEEFFRLVNS, encoded by the coding sequence ATGAGCAATCGATGCCTGGGTTTTACGGAATTGCGCGATGTGAACGCCGAATGGCGTTCCGTTCTGGATCTCGGCGTGCGTTATCTTTGGCGCAAGGGCCATTACATAGAATACCGGGACGGACTGCTTTTTCTGGACAAGGGGCAGGTGCGCCTGACCCACTTCACCGTGGACGGCGTGGAAAAAATTCTCTGGTACATCAACGCGGGCTGCCTGTTCGGTGAAACCCCGTTGTTCGATCCCCTGGCCGACGACAAGGGCAGTGTGCATATCTGCGCCACGGACTGCGTGGTCTATGCTTTTTCCAGGAGCTGTCTGGAGCAGCTTGGCCGCACGCGGCCCGACCTGACCCTCAATCTGCTGAGCAGCATGGCCCGCAAGCTGCGTACCCTTTCCAACCAGGCTTCCTCGCTCTATGTGGATGATGTGCTGGTGCGCACGTGCAAATTTCTGGCCCAGCGCCTGTTGCCGGACAGCGATCCCCTGACGGCGAACCCCGGCATTTCACGGCAGGAAATGGCAAGCCTGCTGGGCGTGCACCGCATCACGCTCTACAAGGTCCTGCGCCAGCAGGAGGAGCAGGGCCTGTTCGGCCCCTTTGCGCGGCACGCCGTCGCCATTCTGCGCCCCGAGGAATTTTTCCGCCTGGTCAATTCGTAG
- a CDS encoding sunset domain-containing protein, producing MDRERENSFFRGQAMRRLRKCVCVWISMVILLSGFAALAFPAAPYHGNVQSRIYHNSGCRYYACKRCTAVFATAEAARAAGYRACKVCGG from the coding sequence ATGGATAGAGAGCGGGAAAATTCATTCTTCAGGGGGCAGGCCATGCGGCGGTTGCGCAAATGCGTTTGTGTCTGGATAAGTATGGTTATCCTTTTGTCCGGCTTCGCCGCTCTGGCGTTTCCCGCCGCTCCTTATCACGGCAATGTCCAAAGTCGTATTTATCACAACAGCGGCTGCCGCTATTACGCCTGCAAAAGGTGTACGGCAGTGTTTGCGACGGCGGAAGCCGCACGGGCCGCCGGGTATCGCGCCTGCAAAGTCTGCGGCGGCTAG
- a CDS encoding outer membrane homotrimeric porin yields MKTWGILFLAVALLLGDAATGRAVDFKVKGSWQFAFDYINGGNFMGKNRQGRHEIGQQWAAVRQKRDEFEAIQRLHLQLQAVASESLQGVVFFEIGEQRWGMAAQGGALGADGGNVIKIKQAYLDWMPPHADLKVRMGLQGIRLPGFALDNPVFNDDVAGITASYTFNDSFGLSALWMRPYNDNWVGDADGATANYLDNFDLFALLAPITLDGLKITPWALAGGMGPNTLQPFKITGKNGGSHAFTFNNPSNQAIDGFQVRDGLFPAAFTSGRQGNSLWNTSYSTMFWGGLTGELSAFSPFRISWDFIYGSVDNGREYLNRQGWFGMLLGEYEADWGVPGLYGWYFSGDDDNPHNGSERLPYVVTTNNLTNSLSSFGYRGNPIMGGGKGVLGTNPNGTWGVGARIKKLSFMDNLSHIVRVNYFGGTNDPKMAAYITGRRPVDGAGRAVYRNNTDFNSFGTYLTRADSGLEVNFDSTYKAAENLSFILETGYIHLWLDEGAWGHYENIAGNSLNYKDAWKVSLNVIYAF; encoded by the coding sequence ATGAAGACTTGGGGCATTCTTTTCCTGGCCGTCGCTCTGCTGCTCGGAGACGCCGCCACGGGCCGGGCTGTGGATTTCAAGGTCAAGGGCAGCTGGCAATTCGCCTTTGACTATATCAACGGCGGCAATTTCATGGGCAAGAACCGCCAGGGCCGCCATGAAATCGGCCAGCAATGGGCGGCCGTGCGCCAGAAACGCGATGAATTCGAGGCCATCCAGCGTCTGCATCTGCAATTGCAGGCTGTGGCATCGGAAAGCCTGCAGGGCGTGGTCTTTTTTGAAATCGGCGAACAGCGTTGGGGCATGGCCGCCCAGGGCGGCGCACTGGGCGCGGACGGCGGCAATGTCATCAAGATCAAGCAGGCGTATCTGGACTGGATGCCGCCGCATGCGGACCTCAAAGTGCGCATGGGCCTGCAGGGCATCCGGCTGCCCGGCTTCGCCCTGGACAATCCTGTCTTCAACGATGACGTGGCGGGCATCACCGCCTCTTACACCTTCAACGATTCCTTCGGCCTGAGCGCCCTGTGGATGCGCCCCTACAACGACAACTGGGTGGGCGACGCTGACGGCGCCACAGCCAACTATCTGGACAATTTCGACCTTTTCGCCCTGCTGGCCCCGATAACTCTGGACGGTCTCAAGATCACGCCCTGGGCCCTGGCCGGAGGCATGGGTCCCAACACGCTGCAACCATTCAAAATCACCGGCAAGAACGGCGGCAGCCATGCCTTCACCTTCAACAATCCCAGCAATCAGGCCATTGACGGCTTCCAGGTCCGGGACGGACTCTTTCCCGCCGCCTTCACTTCCGGCCGCCAGGGCAACTCCCTCTGGAACACGTCCTACAGCACCATGTTCTGGGGCGGTCTGACCGGCGAACTCTCGGCCTTTTCACCCTTCAGAATCAGCTGGGACTTTATTTACGGCAGCGTGGACAACGGGCGGGAGTACCTCAACCGTCAGGGCTGGTTCGGCATGCTGTTGGGCGAATATGAGGCGGATTGGGGCGTGCCCGGCCTCTACGGCTGGTATTTCAGCGGCGACGACGACAATCCGCACAACGGTTCGGAGCGCCTGCCCTACGTCGTCACCACCAATAACCTGACCAATTCCCTGTCCAGCTTCGGCTATCGGGGCAATCCCATCATGGGCGGCGGCAAGGGCGTGCTGGGCACCAACCCCAACGGCACCTGGGGCGTGGGCGCGCGGATCAAGAAGCTCAGCTTCATGGACAATCTCAGCCATATCGTGCGCGTGAACTACTTCGGCGGCACCAACGACCCCAAGATGGCCGCCTACATCACCGGACGCCGCCCCGTGGACGGCGCGGGCCGCGCGGTATACCGCAACAATACGGACTTCAACTCCTTCGGCACCTACCTGACGCGCGCGGACAGCGGTCTGGAAGTCAACTTCGACAGCACTTACAAGGCTGCGGAAAATCTAAGTTTCATTCTGGAGACAGGCTACATTCATCTCTGGCTGGATGAAGGCGCCTGGGGCCATTATGAAAACATTGCGGGCAACAGCCTGAATTACAAGGACGCCTGGAAAGTCAGTCTCAATGTGATCTACGCTTTTTAA
- a CDS encoding aryl-sulfate sulfotransferase: protein MGHPTIYPTGVTIYNPEKCWSGFTIFQANEMGAVLMDMNGREVNVWKGVHGMPNKIFPGGYLLTGRGRRSGKYSVQDGLDLIQVDWDGNIVWKFDRNEYIEDPGIPARWMARYHHDFQREGNPVGYYAPGMEPKTDSGNTLILAHRNVRNKDISDKLLLDDLILEVDWDGDILWEWCCNEHFHEIGFREGPKNTLCRNPNYRPTQPEGMGDWMHINSMSALGPNKWHDAGDERFHPDNLIVDGREANIIFIISKKTGKITWKIGPDYDSTPELRAIGWIIGQHHAHMIPRGLPGEGNILVFDNGGWGGYDVPNPGSPTGVKAALRDHSRVLEIDPVTLKIVWQYTPREAGFLEPMDSNRFYSPFISGMQRLPNGNTLITEGSDGRVFEVTPEHEIVWEFISPYWGKHVPMNMTYRAYRVPYEWAPQAAKPVETPIAPLDVTTFRVPGAAAAGDRAREVGVEGCQPYEGSNALCVASVDDPTEK, encoded by the coding sequence ATGGGCCATCCGACTATTTATCCCACCGGTGTCACCATCTACAATCCGGAAAAGTGCTGGAGCGGGTTCACCATCTTTCAGGCCAATGAAATGGGCGCGGTGCTCATGGACATGAACGGCCGCGAAGTCAACGTCTGGAAAGGCGTGCACGGCATGCCCAACAAAATCTTTCCCGGCGGCTACCTGCTGACCGGCCGGGGCCGCCGCAGCGGCAAATACAGCGTCCAGGACGGACTGGATCTGATTCAGGTGGACTGGGACGGCAATATCGTCTGGAAGTTCGACCGCAACGAGTACATTGAGGATCCCGGCATTCCGGCCCGCTGGATGGCCCGCTACCACCACGATTTCCAGCGCGAAGGCAATCCCGTGGGCTATTACGCGCCGGGCATGGAGCCCAAGACCGACTCGGGCAATACCCTGATCCTGGCCCACCGCAACGTCCGGAATAAGGATATTTCGGACAAGCTCCTGCTGGACGACCTGATTCTGGAAGTGGACTGGGACGGCGACATCCTCTGGGAATGGTGCTGCAACGAGCATTTTCATGAAATAGGTTTCCGCGAAGGTCCAAAAAACACACTCTGCCGCAATCCCAACTACCGCCCCACCCAGCCCGAGGGCATGGGCGACTGGATGCACATCAACTCCATGTCCGCGCTGGGCCCCAACAAGTGGCACGACGCGGGCGACGAGCGCTTCCACCCCGACAACCTGATCGTGGACGGCCGCGAAGCCAACATCATTTTCATCATCAGCAAAAAGACCGGCAAAATCACCTGGAAGATCGGCCCGGATTACGACAGCACGCCCGAGCTGCGCGCCATCGGCTGGATCATCGGCCAGCACCACGCGCACATGATCCCGCGCGGCCTGCCCGGCGAAGGCAACATTCTGGTCTTTGACAACGGCGGCTGGGGCGGCTACGACGTGCCTAATCCCGGTTCGCCCACCGGCGTCAAGGCCGCCCTGCGCGACCACTCCCGCGTGCTGGAAATTGATCCCGTGACCCTCAAGATCGTCTGGCAGTACACACCGCGCGAAGCCGGTTTCCTGGAACCCATGGACAGCAACCGCTTCTACAGCCCCTTCATCAGCGGCATGCAGCGCCTGCCCAACGGCAACACCCTGATCACCGAAGGCTCGGACGGGCGCGTGTTCGAAGTCACCCCGGAACATGAAATCGTCTGGGAGTTCATCTCGCCCTACTGGGGCAAGCATGTGCCCATGAACATGACCTACCGCGCCTACCGCGTGCCGTATGAATGGGCGCCGCAGGCGGCCAAACCCGTTGAAACGCCCATCGCGCCGCTGGACGTGACCACCTTCCGCGTGCCGGGCGCCGCGGCGGCCGGCGACCGGGCCAGGGAAGTGGGCGTGGAAGGCTGCCAGCCTTATGAGGGCAGCAATGCCCTGTGCGTGGCCTCGGTGGACGATCCCACGGAAAAATAA
- a CDS encoding SLC13 family permease, whose product MFFKTSDFNRSMLAKWALSLILPLGVYLLLPRDGSLSQPMMAFLAITLWAVCAWAMDTLNEIAVGILLPALYILFCGVGMKVVYSPWLSEVPIIVIGGFILGKIIQDTGLGKRIALGCVRAAGGSFAGALCGITLGAAIVAPLVPSIMGKAAIFCAVALSLCDALDFKPKSREATAVVLGTCIAVGSTKLCYLTGAADLTMGMGLADKIMGTQTTWMQYALHNFVPGMLYTAMSLGIVLLVLRSPVKKEVLRCVVQEKYHELGVMTPEQKRGLALLILTLVLLATDSLHGISAGVVLVLVSMSAFLPGISLMDGPRVNKVNFAPLFFIMGCMCIGSAGGFLKVTDWLANLVLPLFSDMGATVAGFCAYLVGFLSNFLLTPLAATSTLSSPITELGMEMGLDPRLLYYSFQYGLDNLIFPYEYALYLYFFSSGYINFKEMVLVMAIRIVLAGAFVAFVAVPYWRLVV is encoded by the coding sequence ATGTTCTTCAAGACTTCCGACTTCAACCGCAGCATGCTGGCCAAATGGGCCTTGAGCCTGATCCTTCCCCTGGGCGTCTACCTGCTCTTGCCCAGGGACGGTTCGCTCAGCCAGCCCATGATGGCCTTTCTGGCCATCACGCTCTGGGCCGTATGCGCCTGGGCCATGGACACTCTGAACGAAATCGCCGTGGGCATCCTGCTGCCCGCCCTGTACATCCTGTTCTGCGGTGTCGGCATGAAGGTGGTCTACAGCCCCTGGCTTTCCGAAGTGCCGATCATCGTCATCGGCGGTTTCATCCTCGGCAAGATCATTCAGGATACGGGCCTGGGCAAACGCATCGCCCTGGGTTGCGTGCGCGCGGCGGGCGGCAGCTTTGCCGGCGCTCTCTGCGGCATTACGCTGGGAGCGGCCATCGTGGCTCCGCTGGTGCCTTCCATTATGGGCAAGGCCGCCATTTTCTGCGCCGTGGCCCTGAGCCTCTGCGACGCGCTGGACTTCAAGCCCAAAAGCCGCGAGGCCACGGCCGTGGTGCTGGGCACCTGTATCGCCGTGGGTTCCACCAAGCTCTGTTACCTCACGGGCGCGGCGGACCTGACCATGGGCATGGGCCTGGCCGACAAGATCATGGGCACCCAGACCACCTGGATGCAATACGCCCTGCACAACTTCGTGCCCGGCATGCTTTACACCGCCATGTCTCTGGGTATCGTGCTGCTGGTGCTGCGCTCGCCGGTCAAAAAAGAGGTTCTGCGCTGTGTGGTGCAGGAAAAATATCATGAGCTGGGCGTCATGACGCCTGAACAGAAACGCGGCCTGGCCCTGCTGATCCTGACCCTGGTCCTGCTGGCCACGGACAGCCTGCACGGCATCAGCGCGGGCGTGGTGCTGGTGCTGGTGTCCATGTCCGCCTTTCTGCCCGGCATCAGCCTGATGGACGGGCCGCGCGTCAACAAGGTCAACTTCGCGCCGCTGTTCTTCATCATGGGCTGCATGTGCATCGGCAGCGCGGGCGGCTTTCTCAAGGTCACGGACTGGCTGGCCAATCTGGTGCTGCCCCTGTTCAGCGATATGGGGGCCACTGTGGCGGGCTTTTGCGCCTATCTGGTGGGCTTTCTCTCCAATTTCCTGCTCACGCCCCTGGCCGCCACCTCCACGCTCTCCTCGCCCATCACCGAACTGGGCATGGAAATGGGCCTGGACCCGCGCCTGCTTTACTACTCCTTCCAGTACGGTCTGGACAATCTGATATTCCCCTATGAGTACGCCCTGTACCTGTATTTCTTCAGCAGCGGCTATATCAACTTCAAAGAAATGGTGCTGGTCATGGCCATCCGCATCGTGCTGGCCGGAGCGTTTGTGGCCTTTGTAGCCGTGCCCTACTGGCGGTTGGTTGTATAA
- a CDS encoding DksA/TraR family C4-type zinc finger protein — protein MAVGWAGDNAVQDQIQDSINDEVRRARAALPQGVSLEYCEECGEPIPVARQRALPGVRLCVHCREEADREEKAVSLYNRKGSKDSQLR, from the coding sequence ATGGCTGTGGGATGGGCCGGCGACAATGCCGTGCAGGACCAGATTCAGGACTCGATCAATGATGAAGTCCGGCGGGCGCGCGCCGCTCTGCCGCAGGGCGTCAGCCTGGAATATTGCGAAGAGTGCGGCGAGCCGATTCCTGTGGCGCGTCAGCGGGCTCTGCCGGGCGTGCGCTTGTGCGTGCACTGCCGGGAAGAAGCCGACAGGGAAGAAAAAGCCGTCAGCTTGTATAATCGGAAAGGCAGCAAAGACAGCCAGCTGCGCTGA
- a CDS encoding aryl-sulfate sulfotransferase produces the protein MGHPSVYPTGVTVYNPDKCWNGFTIFQAHEVGAVLMDMNGREVKVWKGVNGMPNKLLPGGQILTTRGLRNGKYGVQDYLDLVQVDWDGNIVWKFDRNEFIEDPGATGRWMARYHHDHQREGNPVGYYAPGMEPKTDSGNTLILAHRNARNKDITDKLLLDDLILEVDWDGDILWEWSCNEHFHEMAFREGPKNTLCRNPNYRPTQPEGMGDWMHTNSMSALGPNKWHDAGDERFHPDNIIADGREANIIFIISKKTGKIVWKLGPDYDSTPELRAMGWIIGQHHAHMIPRGLPGEGNILVFDNGGWGGYDVPNPGSPTGVKAALRDHSRVLEIDPVTLKIIWQYTPSEAGFLAPMDSNRFYSPFISSAQRLPNGNTLITEGSDGRVFEVTREHELVWEYISPYWGRLIPMNMVYRAYRAPYEWAPQAGRPEEKPIERIDVNTFRMPGAAAFGERDSVVEVEGCAPFEPDNALCVASVEDPE, from the coding sequence ATGGGCCATCCGAGCGTCTATCCCACCGGCGTGACCGTGTACAATCCCGACAAATGCTGGAACGGCTTCACCATCTTTCAGGCACACGAAGTGGGCGCGGTGCTCATGGACATGAACGGCCGCGAGGTCAAAGTCTGGAAGGGCGTCAACGGCATGCCCAACAAACTCCTGCCCGGCGGGCAGATTCTGACCACGCGCGGCCTGCGCAACGGCAAATACGGCGTACAGGATTATCTGGATCTGGTGCAGGTGGATTGGGACGGCAACATCGTCTGGAAATTCGACCGCAATGAATTTATTGAAGACCCCGGCGCAACGGGCCGCTGGATGGCCCGCTACCATCACGACCACCAGCGCGAGGGCAACCCGGTGGGATATTACGCGCCGGGCATGGAACCCAAGACGGATTCGGGCAACACCCTGATTCTGGCCCACCGCAATGCCCGCAACAAGGACATCACGGACAAGCTCCTGCTGGACGACCTGATTCTGGAAGTGGACTGGGACGGCGACATTCTCTGGGAATGGTCCTGCAATGAGCACTTCCATGAAATGGCTTTCCGCGAAGGCCCCAAAAACACCCTCTGCCGCAACCCCAACTACCGTCCTACCCAACCCGAAGGCATGGGCGACTGGATGCACACCAACTCCATGTCCGCGCTGGGTCCCAACAAGTGGCACGACGCGGGCGACGAACGCTTCCACCCCGACAACATCATTGCCGACGGCCGCGAAGCCAACATCATCTTTATTATCAGCAAAAAAACCGGCAAGATCGTCTGGAAGCTGGGGCCGGACTACGACAGCACGCCCGAGCTGCGCGCCATGGGCTGGATCATCGGCCAGCACCACGCGCACATGATCCCGCGCGGCCTGCCCGGCGAAGGCAATATCCTGGTTTTCGACAACGGCGGCTGGGGCGGTTACGACGTGCCCAATCCCGGTTCGCCCACCGGCGTCAAGGCCGCCCTGCGCGATCACTCCCGCGTGTTGGAAATCGACCCCGTGACCCTGAAGATCATCTGGCAATACACCCCCAGCGAAGCCGGTTTTCTGGCGCCCATGGACAGCAACCGCTTCTACAGCCCATTCATCAGCAGCGCCCAGCGCCTGCCCAACGGCAACACCCTGATCACCGAGGGCTCGGACGGCCGCGTCTTTGAGGTCACCCGCGAGCATGAGCTGGTCTGGGAATACATTTCGCCTTACTGGGGCAGGCTGATCCCCATGAATATGGTTTACCGCGCCTATCGCGCGCCCTACGAATGGGCTCCGCAGGCGGGCAGGCCGGAGGAAAAGCCCATTGAGCGCATTGATGTGAACACCTTCCGCATGCCCGGCGCGGCGGCCTTCGGCGAACGGGATTCGGTGGTGGAAGTGGAAGGCTGCGCGCCCTTTGAGCCGGACAACGCCCTGTGCGTGGCCTCGGTGGAAGATCCAGAATAA
- a CDS encoding thioredoxin domain-containing protein translates to MSITLYTAPDCIRCKIVKAFLAERDLPYDTVDFKADAPVFNTFYRTNRKAIYRNPEGVEFPLFDDGQIIKQGSGEIIAYLLSGREMETCVTRSDMLHGSISGLYLSQCPDGREDDFVTLVDRLAKGGLHVWVQSDGRKPELLERLLQIKPVSAILNSVGPAPVYESLFGSAPSKEDLAKSIDLIRKTEDGIVRFLAYPVPRADGSVSWPTRDEAAGAALLVSEAAGDHTLPYAVVAVTADMPQDLRGLEALPDAMLLKYRSAAREFLFKADIAK, encoded by the coding sequence ATGAGCATTACCCTGTATACCGCGCCGGACTGCATCCGCTGCAAAATCGTCAAAGCTTTTCTGGCCGAGCGTGATCTGCCCTACGACACTGTGGATTTCAAGGCCGACGCGCCGGTTTTCAATACCTTTTACCGCACCAACCGCAAGGCCATTTACCGCAATCCCGAAGGCGTGGAATTTCCCCTCTTCGACGACGGTCAGATCATCAAACAGGGCAGCGGAGAAATTATCGCCTACCTGCTTTCCGGGCGGGAGATGGAAACCTGCGTGACCCGCAGCGACATGCTTCACGGCAGCATTTCCGGGCTTTATCTCTCCCAGTGCCCGGACGGGCGGGAAGACGATTTCGTGACTCTGGTGGACCGCCTGGCCAAGGGCGGACTGCACGTCTGGGTGCAGAGCGACGGCCGCAAACCCGAACTGCTGGAACGCCTGCTGCAAATCAAGCCGGTGAGCGCAATTCTTAACAGCGTGGGCCCCGCGCCCGTGTATGAAAGTCTGTTCGGCTCGGCCCCAAGCAAGGAAGATCTGGCCAAAAGCATTGACCTGATTCGCAAAACAGAGGACGGTATCGTCCGCTTCCTGGCGTATCCCGTGCCCCGCGCCGACGGCTCCGTATCCTGGCCCACGCGCGACGAGGCGGCGGGCGCGGCCCTGCTGGTTTCCGAGGCGGCGGGCGACCACACCCTGCCCTACGCCGTCGTCGCCGTGACGGCGGACATGCCGCAGGATTTGCGCGGCCTGGAAGCCTTGCCTGACGCCATGCTGCTCAAATACCGTTCCGCCGCGCGGGAATTCCTGTTCAAGGCGGACATCGCCAAGTAA
- a CDS encoding dihydrolipoyl dehydrogenase family protein codes for MDKFDVIIIGGGPGGAKAAKVLIAGGKSVALVEDAHWGGVCLNCGCIPTKMLLGAVAPKGLLRGLERQRVAKGTVEVDYAALQKRVQRYTKASSQTLAKGLADAGVSLFNGRGVCAGPHEVRVTAADGGEQTLSAQYIILAGGSRSASFPGLTPDHDAVLDSTDLLNIPAVPESLIIVGAGAIGLEMADFFSAMGSTVTVVEAAPQLAPTEDADLARELQKLLGKAGRACLAGAKASSLLTRDGQAVLTLDDGRELTAAKALVAVGRKPNTDGLEAEKAGCGLNKRGYVTVDDYLKAAPSVFAIGDINGKTLLAHAAEHQGDYVARQILGLESGVYDSGPVPSCIYGSLEVMRVGKTARQALAEGGQVSVSRAMLTGNAIAQAGGDASGFVKVVWQGDRMVGIAALGHGVSHLVTAAQLLLLGQYSGDRLHSFMFAHPTLDEILSAAVQAPREPAA; via the coding sequence ATGGACAAATTTGACGTCATCATCATCGGCGGCGGCCCCGGCGGCGCAAAGGCCGCCAAAGTTCTCATCGCCGGGGGCAAATCCGTGGCCCTGGTGGAAGACGCCCACTGGGGCGGCGTCTGCCTCAACTGCGGCTGCATCCCCACCAAGATGCTGCTGGGCGCGGTGGCCCCCAAGGGCCTGCTGCGCGGGCTGGAACGCCAGCGTGTGGCCAAGGGCACGGTTGAGGTGGACTACGCGGCCCTGCAAAAAAGGGTACAGCGTTATACCAAGGCCTCCAGCCAGACCCTGGCCAAGGGCTTGGCCGACGCGGGCGTGAGCCTGTTCAACGGACGCGGCGTTTGCGCCGGGCCGCATGAGGTGCGGGTCACGGCGGCCGACGGCGGCGAGCAGACGCTTTCCGCCCAGTACATCATCCTGGCGGGCGGTTCCCGTTCCGCGTCCTTCCCCGGCCTGACCCCGGACCATGACGCGGTGCTGGACAGCACGGATCTGCTCAACATTCCGGCGGTGCCCGAAAGCCTGATCATTGTGGGCGCGGGGGCCATCGGCCTGGAAATGGCCGACTTTTTCAGCGCCATGGGCAGTACCGTCACCGTGGTGGAAGCGGCCCCGCAGCTGGCCCCCACCGAAGACGCGGACCTTGCCCGGGAATTGCAGAAGCTGCTGGGCAAGGCCGGGCGCGCCTGTCTGGCGGGAGCCAAGGCGTCCTCCCTGCTGACCAGGGACGGCCAGGCCGTGCTGACCCTGGATGACGGCCGGGAGCTGACGGCGGCCAAGGCTCTGGTGGCCGTGGGCCGCAAACCCAACACTGACGGCCTGGAAGCCGAAAAGGCCGGTTGCGGCTTGAACAAACGCGGCTATGTCACTGTGGACGACTACCTGAAGGCCGCGCCTTCAGTCTTCGCCATCGGCGACATCAACGGCAAAACCCTGCTGGCCCATGCCGCCGAACATCAGGGCGACTACGTGGCCCGCCAGATCCTGGGCCTGGAAAGCGGGGTCTACGACTCCGGTCCGGTCCCCTCCTGCATCTACGGCAGCCTGGAGGTCATGCGCGTGGGCAAAACCGCCCGTCAGGCCCTGGCTGAAGGCGGCCAGGTGAGCGTTTCGCGCGCCATGCTCACGGGCAACGCCATTGCCCAGGCGGGCGGCGACGCTTCCGGCTTTGTGAAGGTCGTCTGGCAGGGCGACCGCATGGTCGGCATCGCGGCTCTGGGTCACGGCGTGTCCCATCTGGTCACGGCGGCCCAGCTTTTGCTGCTGGGGCAGTACAGCGGCGACAGGCTGCACAGCTTCATGTTCGCCCACCCCACTCTGGACGAAATACTTTCCGCGGCTGTTCAGGCCCCTCGCGAGCCCGCAGCCTGA
- a CDS encoding FadR/GntR family transcriptional regulator, translating into MTATGIHKEGARPRRSYQRLSERLRRFMAEERFQSGDRLPPERTLAENFEVSRSSIRKAIQMLADKGLLESRQGDGTYVRAPDMEPLKNAILEAVDSENLVFDEIMEFRKILEPAIAELAALRHSPEQLDQLKIIACDQQRRLLAGQEDGDLDARFHHCLALCAGNSLLAGTMDHLNKRYATGRTAELRDAQWRQFSVSSHLRIIDALERRSPADCRKAIEEHLNTILQKHPFVITRD; encoded by the coding sequence ATGACCGCAACCGGCATACACAAAGAAGGCGCGCGGCCACGACGCAGCTACCAGCGGCTTTCCGAACGTCTCCGTCGGTTCATGGCCGAAGAGCGCTTCCAGAGCGGGGACAGGCTGCCGCCGGAGCGCACCCTGGCGGAAAATTTCGAGGTTTCGCGCAGCAGCATCCGCAAGGCCATCCAGATGCTGGCGGACAAAGGCCTTCTGGAAAGCCGCCAGGGCGACGGCACGTATGTGCGGGCTCCGGATATGGAGCCGCTCAAAAACGCCATCCTGGAAGCTGTGGATTCAGAAAATCTCGTTTTCGACGAGATCATGGAATTCCGCAAAATCCTTGAACCCGCCATCGCCGAACTGGCCGCCCTGCGCCACAGTCCCGAGCAGCTCGACCAGCTGAAGATCATCGCCTGCGACCAGCAACGCCGCCTGCTGGCCGGCCAGGAAGACGGCGATCTTGACGCCCGTTTTCACCACTGTCTGGCCCTCTGCGCGGGCAACAGCCTGCTGGCCGGAACCATGGACCATTTGAACAAACGTTATGCCACCGGCCGCACGGCGGAGCTGCGTGACGCGCAATGGCGGCAGTTTTCGGTTTCCTCGCATCTGCGGATCATCGACGCTCTGGAGCGCCGCTCACCCGCCGATTGCCGCAAAGCCATTGAAGAGCATCTGAACACCATACTGCAGAAACATCCTTTTGTGATTACGCGAGATTAA